One window of the Perca fluviatilis chromosome 5, GENO_Pfluv_1.0, whole genome shotgun sequence genome contains the following:
- the LOC120559678 gene encoding forkhead box protein P1-B-like isoform X1, translated as MHESGSEPTHTIPASQTENGNTSENESRVRSSQTPPLEAPRVPVSLSMMTPPAEAPQQLQQTPQQQVLSPQQLQALLQQQKALMLHQQQIQEVFKNQQEQLNIQLLQQKNAGIVSQELTAQQIAIQQQLLQVQQQHLLNLQRQGLLSVLPSSPIALTVSGCENGSILSAGGDTRESSSQRSTSNGHHTLLKRKESGSLDENTQNSHALYGNGMCKWPGCETVFGDFQAFLKHLNNEHTLDDKSTAQCRVQMQVVQQLELQLKKDKERLQAMMAHLKSSEPKPAAQPVNLVSNVSFSQATLPKGPPPMSLSQSATAPSTPLTPLSESPSVLTPNSMFTGTPVRRRYSRSVSQGNDIVDNKEFYLSTEVRPPFTYASLIRQAIFESPRNQLTLNEIYNWFTRNFAYFRRNAATWKNAVRHNLSLHKCFVRLENVKGAVWTVDEIEFHRRRPQKTAGNGSLLKNSQNHHSSAGSAHQSGGFDGNSSLYNPASMGSIPFHSLSHVLQEQMNGVLANGSGYQSDSSATQSPPQAFIKEEQEDEEICEAYPYESPESTDEHGPSPEMHLDEDNGSPERPNLHFDRVPSL; from the exons GTTCCAGTGTCATTATCTATGATGACCCCACCAGCAGAAGCCCCACAGCAGTTGCAACAGACACCGCAGCAGCAGGTCCTCAGTCCTCAGCAGCTCCAAGCGCTGCTCCAGCAGCAGAAAGCACTCATGTTACACCAG CAACAAATTCAAGAAGTCTTCAAGAATCAGCAAGAGCAGCTAAATATTCAGCTGCTGCAACAGAAGAATGCTGGGATTGTTAGTCAAGAG CTGACAGCCCAGCAGATTGCCATCCAGCAGCAGCTCCTCCAGGTGCAGCAGCAACATCTCCTCAACCTGCAGAGACAAGGCCTGCTGTCTGTCCTTCCTTCCAGCCCCATTGCACTCACAG TTTCAGGCTGTGAGAATGGTAGCATCCTGTCCGCTGGTGGAGACACCAGAGAGTCTTCAAGTCAACGATCTACCAGCAACGGTCATCACACTCTtctgaagaggaaagaaag TGGGTCACtggatgaaaacacacagaataGCCATGCACTGTATGGAAATGGCATGTGTAAATGGCCTGGCTGTGAGACTGTCTTTGGAGACTTTCAGGCATTTCTCAA acaTTTGAACAACGAGCATACACTGGATGACAAGAGCACAGCACAGTGTCGTGTGCAGATGCAAGTGGTTCAGCAGTTGGAACTGCAG TTGAAAAAGGACAAAGAGCGACTGCAAGCAATGATGGCTCATCTGAAGTCCTCTGAACCCAAACCCGCAGCGCAGCCT gtgaatCTGGTGTCTAATGTATCCTTCTCCCAGGCAACACTGCCCAAAGGCCCTCCTCCTATGAGTTTGTCTCAGAGTGCCACAGCACCATCCACACCCCTGACGCCGCTCTCTGAATCCCCCTCAGTCCTCACTCCCAATAGCATGTTCACTGGAACTCCTGTACGGAGGCGATATAGCCGCTCTGTGAGCCAAGGTAACG ATATAGTTGATAATAAGGAGTTCTACTTGAGCACTGAAGTTAGACCTCCATTTACATATGCATCTCTCATAAGACAG gcTATATTTGAATCACCTCGCAATCAGCTGACGTTAAATGAAATCTACAACTGGTTCACAAGAAACTTTGCATATTTCAGGCGCAATGCAGCTACCTGGAAG AATGCCGTCAGACATAATCTCAGCCTCCATAAATGCTTTGTACGTTTGGAAAATGTGAAGGGAGCTGTGTGGACAGTAGATGAGATTGAGTTCCACAGGAGAAGGCCCCAGAAGACTGCTGGTAATGG GTCTCTGCTGAAGAACTCCCAAAACCACCACAGCTCAGCTGGGTCTGCTCATCAG AGCGGCGGTTTCGATGGCAACAGCTCTCTCTACAACCCAGCCTCTATGGGCAGCATCCCATTTCACTCCCTGTCTCATGTTCTCCAAGAGCAGATGAATGGAGTCCTTGCAAATGGATCTGGATACCAAAGTGACAGCAGTGCAACGCAGTCGCCTCCACAAGCTTT CATTAAAGAGGAGCAGGAGGATGAGGAGATATGTGAAGCGTATCCCTATGAATCCCCAGAGAGCACAGACGAGCACGGCCCCAGCCCAGAGATGCACCTCGATGAAGACAACGGCAGCCCGGAGAGGCCCAATCTTCATTTTGATCGCGTACCTTCTCTCTGA
- the LOC120559547 gene encoding microphthalmia-associated transcription factor-like isoform X6: MMLELLGYQPYEVQTHLENPTKYHIQRSQQQQVKQYLGKLGSQVLSFPCHNQSSDHGGMPPGPGNSAPNSPMALLTLNTNCEKEMDDVIDDIISLESSYSDDILSLMDPGLQMANTIPLNANLMDMYGNQSMSQQGLPISNSCPANIKREYSVSQSPTIMHMMDKSGSCGKFDNYQRPEGFPVAEVRAMAKERQKKDNHNLIERRRRFNINDRIKELGTLIPKSNDPDMRWNKGTILKASVDYIRKLQREQQRAKDLETRQKKLEHANRHLMLRIQELEMQARAHGLVITSSALCSAELAARSIKQETALEDCRQDLYTLHPHHQHHTSCTPEPLGTLELNEGHSNFPEGHYSIHGKPGSKLNDILMEDTLSPVRGGDPLLSSVSPDTSKDSSRKSSVSMDENDQAC, from the exons ATGATGCTTGAGCTGCTTGGATACCAACCTTATGAG GTCCAGACTCATCTGGAGAACCCAACCAAGTACCACATCCAGCgctcccagcagcagcaggtgaaGCAGTACCTGGGAAAGCTTGGCTCTCAGGTGTTGAGCTTTCCCTGCCACAACCAGTCCTCTGACCACGGGGGCATGCCGCCAGGGCCGGGCAACAGCGCCCCCAACAGCCCTATGGCCTTACTGACCCTCAACACTAACTGCGAGAAAGAG ATGGATGATGTCATTGATGACATTATTAGTCTGGAGTCCAGTTACAGTGATGATATCCTCAGCCTGATGGACCCAGGACTTCAGATGGCTAacacg ATCCCCTTGAATGCCAACCTCATGGACATGTATGGTAATCAGAGTATGTCCCAGCAAGGTCTACCCATCAGCAACTCCTGCCCTGCCAACATCAAAAGGGAATACTCTG TTTCACAATCCCCGACCATCATGCATATGATGGATAAGTCTGGTTCCTGCGGCAAATTTGACAACTACCAAAGGCCTGAAGGGTTCCCTGTGG CAGAGGTAAGAGCAATGGCAAAGGAAAGGCAGAAGAAGGATAACCATAATTTGA TTGAGAGAAGACGACGGTTTAACATCAATGATCGAATTAAGGAATTGGGCACTTTGATTCCTAAATCCAATGACCC GGACATGCGCTGGAACAAAGGCACCATCCTGAAGGCATCAGTGGACTACATCAGGAAACTACAGCGGGAACAGCAGAGGGCCAAGGACCTGGAGACTCGCCAGAAGAAGCTTGAGCATGCCAATCGACACCTGATGTTGAGGATACAG GAGCTAGAGATGCAGGCGCGGGCTCACGGTCTGGTCATCACGTCTTCAGCACTCTGCTCCGCTGAACTTGCGGCCCGGTCCATTAAGCAGGAGACGGCTCTGGAGGACTGTCGCCAGGACCTGTACACGCTCCACCCCCATCACCAACACCACACGTCCTGCACTCCAGAACCGCTCGGCACCTTGGAACTAAACGAAGGCCACTCCAACTTCCCAGAGGGTCACTACAGCATTCACGGGAAGCCAGGCTCCAAACTCAACGACATCCTCATGGAAGATACCTTATCACCGGTGAGAGGGGGGGACCCTTTGCTCTCGTCCGTCTCCCCAGACACCTCAAAGGACAGCAGTCGTAAGAGCAGTGTAAGCATGGATGAGAATGATCAGGCCTGTTAG
- the mdfic2 gene encoding myoD family inhibitor domain-containing protein 2 has protein sequence MTAPLKLPVNDQDGIELEKIEDHVSDGSIPRPVMDKPPRKMTGKLASEVCRLSTISEQEPNTNPSSHDPMGDSEVGGSSFSLCSDKFKNSSSRFSSDDSYQPSSGDDCATLLLACLHCRFHEFMVLLPDTCERAVSRCFPSYKYIAASSERDQRGKDCCNYHLELDCNCCGSCQDAGELIELAMEISESIKHDRVGEDI, from the exons ATGACAGCTCCTTTAAAGCTTCCTGTGAATGATCAGGATGGTATCGAGCTTGAGAAAATAGAGGACCATGTGTCTGATG GCAGCATCCCCAGGCCTGTGATGGACAAACCACCTAGAAAGATGACGGGCAAGTTGGCAAGTGAGGTATGCAGACTGAGCACCATCTCAGAGCAAGAACCAAACACCAATCCCAGTTCCCATGATCCCATGGGTGACAGTGAAGTGGGTGGATCCAGCTTCTCCCTGTGTTCTGACAAGTTTAAGAACAGCAGCAGTCGTTTTTCCTCTGATGATTCATACCAGCCTAGCAGTGGAG ATGACTGTGCAACACTTCTCCTCGCCTGTCTGCATTGTCGTTTCCATGAGTTTATGGTCCTCCTACCGGATACGTGTGAGAGGGCTGTGAGTCGCTGTTTTCCCTCATACAAATATATCGCAGCGTCCAGTGAGAGAGACCAGCGGGGAAAGGACTGCTGCAACTACCACCTGGAACTGGACTGTAACTGCTGTGGCTCCTGTCAGGACGCAGGAGAACTTATAGAGCTGGCCATGGAGATATCAGAG TCCATAAAGCATGACAGAGTGGGTGAAGACATTTAG
- the LOC120559678 gene encoding forkhead box protein P1-B-like isoform X2 has product MHESGSEPTHTIPASQTENGNTSENESRVRSSQTPPLEAPRVPVSLSMMTPPAEAPQQLQQTPQQQVLSPQQLQALLQQQKALMLHQQQIQEVFKNQQEQLNIQLLQQKNAGIVSQELTAQQIAIQQQLLQVQQQHLLNLQRQGLLSVLPSSPIALTVSGCENGSILSAGGDTRESSSQRSTSNGHHTLLKRKESGSLDENTQNSHALYGNGMCKWPGCETVFGDFQAFLKHLNNEHTLDDKSTAQCRVQMQVVQQLELQLKKDKERLQAMMAHLKSSEPKPAAQPVNLVSNVSFSQATLPKGPPPMSLSQSATAPSTPLTPLSESPSVLTPNSMFTGTPVRRRYSRSVSQDIVDNKEFYLSTEVRPPFTYASLIRQAIFESPRNQLTLNEIYNWFTRNFAYFRRNAATWKNAVRHNLSLHKCFVRLENVKGAVWTVDEIEFHRRRPQKTAGNGSLLKNSQNHHSSAGSAHQSGGFDGNSSLYNPASMGSIPFHSLSHVLQEQMNGVLANGSGYQSDSSATQSPPQAFIKEEQEDEEICEAYPYESPESTDEHGPSPEMHLDEDNGSPERPNLHFDRVPSL; this is encoded by the exons GTTCCAGTGTCATTATCTATGATGACCCCACCAGCAGAAGCCCCACAGCAGTTGCAACAGACACCGCAGCAGCAGGTCCTCAGTCCTCAGCAGCTCCAAGCGCTGCTCCAGCAGCAGAAAGCACTCATGTTACACCAG CAACAAATTCAAGAAGTCTTCAAGAATCAGCAAGAGCAGCTAAATATTCAGCTGCTGCAACAGAAGAATGCTGGGATTGTTAGTCAAGAG CTGACAGCCCAGCAGATTGCCATCCAGCAGCAGCTCCTCCAGGTGCAGCAGCAACATCTCCTCAACCTGCAGAGACAAGGCCTGCTGTCTGTCCTTCCTTCCAGCCCCATTGCACTCACAG TTTCAGGCTGTGAGAATGGTAGCATCCTGTCCGCTGGTGGAGACACCAGAGAGTCTTCAAGTCAACGATCTACCAGCAACGGTCATCACACTCTtctgaagaggaaagaaag TGGGTCACtggatgaaaacacacagaataGCCATGCACTGTATGGAAATGGCATGTGTAAATGGCCTGGCTGTGAGACTGTCTTTGGAGACTTTCAGGCATTTCTCAA acaTTTGAACAACGAGCATACACTGGATGACAAGAGCACAGCACAGTGTCGTGTGCAGATGCAAGTGGTTCAGCAGTTGGAACTGCAG TTGAAAAAGGACAAAGAGCGACTGCAAGCAATGATGGCTCATCTGAAGTCCTCTGAACCCAAACCCGCAGCGCAGCCT gtgaatCTGGTGTCTAATGTATCCTTCTCCCAGGCAACACTGCCCAAAGGCCCTCCTCCTATGAGTTTGTCTCAGAGTGCCACAGCACCATCCACACCCCTGACGCCGCTCTCTGAATCCCCCTCAGTCCTCACTCCCAATAGCATGTTCACTGGAACTCCTGTACGGAGGCGATATAGCCGCTCTGTGAGCCAAG ATATAGTTGATAATAAGGAGTTCTACTTGAGCACTGAAGTTAGACCTCCATTTACATATGCATCTCTCATAAGACAG gcTATATTTGAATCACCTCGCAATCAGCTGACGTTAAATGAAATCTACAACTGGTTCACAAGAAACTTTGCATATTTCAGGCGCAATGCAGCTACCTGGAAG AATGCCGTCAGACATAATCTCAGCCTCCATAAATGCTTTGTACGTTTGGAAAATGTGAAGGGAGCTGTGTGGACAGTAGATGAGATTGAGTTCCACAGGAGAAGGCCCCAGAAGACTGCTGGTAATGG GTCTCTGCTGAAGAACTCCCAAAACCACCACAGCTCAGCTGGGTCTGCTCATCAG AGCGGCGGTTTCGATGGCAACAGCTCTCTCTACAACCCAGCCTCTATGGGCAGCATCCCATTTCACTCCCTGTCTCATGTTCTCCAAGAGCAGATGAATGGAGTCCTTGCAAATGGATCTGGATACCAAAGTGACAGCAGTGCAACGCAGTCGCCTCCACAAGCTTT CATTAAAGAGGAGCAGGAGGATGAGGAGATATGTGAAGCGTATCCCTATGAATCCCCAGAGAGCACAGACGAGCACGGCCCCAGCCCAGAGATGCACCTCGATGAAGACAACGGCAGCCCGGAGAGGCCCAATCTTCATTTTGATCGCGTACCTTCTCTCTGA